A genomic stretch from Lathyrus oleraceus cultivar Zhongwan6 chromosome 2, CAAS_Psat_ZW6_1.0, whole genome shotgun sequence includes:
- the LOC127117974 gene encoding receptor-like protein 7, with protein MKSLLLVLPYFSHHLFLLLLFHFTSKSFSLCNPHDSSALLQFKNSFFVNTSSKLDTFDPWCSSFSFKTESWKNNTDCCKWDGVACSNVSNHVIGLDLTCNNLLGELHPNSTLFKLRHLQQLNLAFNHFSISSLPVSIGDLVSLTHLNLSNCGLIGDIPSQISHLSKLVSLDLSINYEMDLNPLTWKKFIHNATNLGELYLDHVNMSSIEGSSLSMLKNLSSSLVSLSLSDTGLQGYLSSDILTLPNLQTLDFSFNDYLSAQLPKSNWSNPLRYLDLSFSNFSGEIPYSIGQLTSLTHLSVARNNFGGLIPPSLWNLTQLTYLNLARNNFEGEIPSLLSKLTNLISLDLQYNKFSGNIPNVFENLIKLEYLDLFSNKLVGPIPNEITNQSKLSTLSLGQNILNGTIPHWCYYLPSLLRLDLSDNHLTGFIGNFSTHSLEYLFLSNNNLHGHFPNSIFKLQNLTYLDLSNNNIHGRISKLFQKKLLNSWKNIKHIDLSFNKLQGDLPIPPYGIQYLLLSNNNFTGDIALSLCNASSLQVLNLAHNSLTGKIPECLGTFPFLSILDMQMNNFYGSIPRTFSKQNYFVTIKLNDNQLEGPLPRSLAHCTSLEILDLGDNNIDDAFPNWLETLQELQVLRLRSNKLHGKITCSSTEYSFPTLTIFDISHNNLSGPLPTSCINNFQGMMNVNEYQIGPQYIGMENYYIDSVVVVMKGFSTELTRILTTFTTIDLSNNMFEGEIPHEIGELISLKGLNLSKNEITGNIPQSLSNLRNLEWLDLSKNQLIGEIPTTLTNLTFLSFLNLSQNHLEGIIPKGKQFDTFGNNSYDGNAMLCGIPLSKSCKNDEDQPPHSPSKDEQEESGFGWKAVATGYVCGAIFGLLFGYNVFFLGKLQWLLRFFEHMFNVRLKRTHKRVGGNRR; from the coding sequence ATGAAATCCTTACTTTTGGTATTGCCTTATTTTTCCCATCACTTGTTCTTGTTGCTACTTTTTCATTTTACTTCCAAATCTTTCTCACTATGTAACCCCCATGATAGCTCTGCATTGTTACAATTCAAGAACTCATTTTTCGTCAACACTTCTTCTAAACTCGATACATTTGATCCTTGGTGTTCCTCTTTTTCTTTCAAGACAGAATCTTGGAAAAATAATACAGATTGCTGCAAGTGGGATGGGGTCGCTTGCAGTAACGTGTCAAACCACGTGATTGGTCTGGATCTTACTTGCAACAATCTGCTAGGTGAGTTACATCCCAATAGCACTCTCTTCAAACTTAGACACCTTCAACAACTCAACTTGGCTTTTAATCATTTTTCCATCTCTTCATTACCCGTAAGTATTGGCGATCTAGTCAGTCTCACACATCTAAATCTATCAAACTGTGGCCTCATAGGTGATATTCCTTCACAAATCTCTCATTTATCAAAATTAGTATCACTTGATCTTAGTATTAATTATGAGATGGATCTCAATCCCTTGACATGGAAGAAATTCATTCATAATGCTACTAATTTAGGTGAGCTTTATCTTGATCATGTGAATATGAGTTCAATAGAAGGGAGCTCTTTGTCTATGCTAAAGAATTTATCATCCTCTTTGGTTTCTCTTAGTCTAAGTGACACTGGGTTGCAAGGATATTTGTCAAGTGACATTCTCACACTACCTAATCTTCAAACACTCGATTTCTCATTTAATGATTATCTTAGTGCTCAACTTCCAAAGTCCAACTGGAGCAATCCTCTTAGGTACTTGGACCTCTCTTTCTCCAACTTTTCTGGTGAAATTCCTTATTCCATAGGCCAGTTGACGTCTCTTACTCACTTATCCGTTGCTCGAAACAATTTTGGTGGGCTGATTCCTCCATCCTTGTGGAACCTCACTCAACTTACATACTTGAACCTTGCTAGAAACAATTTTGAGGGTGAGATCCCATCATTACTTTCAAAACTTACAAACCTCATTTCCTTAGATCTTCAATATAATAAATTTAGCGGTAACATTCcaaatgtttttgaaaatttaatcAAATTAGAATATTTAGATCTTTTCAGTAATAAATTAGTTGGCCCAATTCCAAATGAAATCACAAATCAATCAAAATTGAGCACTCTGTCTTTAGGACAAAACATCTTAAATGGAACAATTCCACATTGGTGTTATTATTTGCCTTCTTTGTTACGTTTGGACCTCAGTGACAATCACCTCACAGGATTTATTGGTAACTTCTCAACTCATTCATTAGAATATTTGTTTCTCTCTAATAACAATTTACATGGTCATTTTCCCAATTCAATATTTAAACTTCAAAATCTTACTTACTTAGATCTTTCAAATAACAACATTCATGGGAGAATTTCCAAATTGTTTCAAAAGAAGCTCTTAAACTCATGGAAGAACATTAAACACATTGATCTTAGTTTCAACAAGTTGCAAGGAGATCTTCCAATTCCACCCTATGGCATTCAATACCTTTTACTCTCAAATAACAACTTCACAGGAGACATTGCTTTGTCATTGTGCAATGCAAGTTCCTTGCAAGTTCTCAATTTGGCTCATAACAGTCTAACAGGCAAAATACCAGAATGTTTGGGAACATTTCCTTTTCTTTCTATATTGGATATGCAAATGAACAACTTCTATGGAAGCATTCCTAGAACCTTTTCCAAGCAAAATTATTTTGTGACAATAAAGTTGAATGACAATCAATTGGAAGGACCACTACCACGATCTTTGGCTCATTGCACAAGCCTTGAAATTTTGGACCTTGGAGATAACAACATAGACGATGCATTTCCGAATTGGCTTGAAACTCTACAAGAGTTACAAGTGCTCCGTCTACGATCAAATAAACTTCATGGTAAAATCACATGTTCTAGCACCGAGTATTCATTTCCTACGTTGACAATTTTTGACATCTCTCATAACAATTTAAGTGGACCCTTGCCAACATCATGTATCAACAACTTTCAAGGAATGATGAATGTGAATGAATACCAAATTGGTCCGCAATATATAGGTATGGAGAATTACTATATTGACTCTGTGGTGGTTGTAATGAAAGGTTTTTCTACGGAGCTAACCAGGATATTGACTACTTTCACAACAATTGATTTATCAAACAACATGTTTGAAGGAGAAATTCCTCATGAAATTGGAGAATTAATTTCTCTCAAAGGTCTCAACCTTTCAAAAAATGAAATCACAGGTAATATTCCTCAATCTTTGAGTAATTTGAGAAATTTAGAGTGGTTGGATCTTTCAAAGAACCAATTGATAGGAGAGATTCCAACAACTTTGACAAATTTGACTTTCCTTTCTTTCTTAAACCTTTCACAAAACCATCTTGAGGGAATTATACCTAAAGGTAAACAGTTTGATACATTTGGAAATAATTCCTATGATGGAAATGCAATGTTATGTGGAATCCCATTATCTAAATCATGTAAAAATGATGAAGATCAGCCACCACATTCACCATCAAAAGATGAACAAGAGGAATCAGGATTTGGATGGAAAGCAGTAGCAACAGGATATGTGTGTGGGGCAATATTTGGATTGTTGTTTGGGTATAATGTGTTCTTCCTTGGGAAACTCCAATGGCTTCTAAGATTTTTTGAACATATGTTTAACGTAAGACTTAAAAGAACACACAAGAGAGTGGGTGGAAATCGCAGATGA